In Oryza sativa Japonica Group chromosome 11, ASM3414082v1, the following are encoded in one genomic region:
- the LOC9271826 gene encoding uncharacterized protein translates to MMAGAANDEWRGVLFHCFDSAGALEYSMANAGSRFSFATEVCAKLMNGARYAVADPPLDSEDHKEFENIVVSDAVIILDLIFDVVHDDAVLNVMMINNGADATGWRFYTDDDLTRTPENNVQSLVLPNGIALPTFEINGGIRFRRRVVLPPVLMEEDGVIYHFLQYKFLPNVRATVRASILSGLAHGEALEELAIDARAQHFAAIAGPEGHDLDPEQWAALLLPEPADGGEGHLDGEAAVGGEGQLDGEAAVEVGEEVLEVAVEVGDEVVLPALYGFVDDDEYRSTEDDDYVPDEEESHSSDDDFVPDESDDDYVPHHEGYESSD, encoded by the exons ATGATGGCTGGTGCTGCCAATGATGAG TGGCGTGGAGTATTATTTCATTGCTTTGATTCTGCTGGCGCTTTGGAATATTCTATGGCAAATGCGGGTTCTAGGTTCTCTTTTGCTACTGAAGTATGTGCCAAACTAATGAACGGAGCAAGATATGCAGTTGCTGATCCCCCATTGGACTCCGAGGACCACAAAGAGTTTGAAAATATCGTAGTCTCTGATGCGGTAATCATACTTGACCTGATTTTTGATGTTGTGCATGATGATGCG GTGCTAAATGTGATGATGATCAACAATGGAGCTGATGCAACTGGTTGGCGTTTCTATACTGATGACGATTTGACCAGGACACCAGAGAACAATGTGCAATCGCTTGTCTTGCCTAATGGCATTGCATTGCCTACTTTCGAGATCAATGGTGGGATTCGATTCAGACGCCGTGTCGTCTTGCCGCCGGTGCTTATGGAAGAAGATGGGGTAATATATCATTTCCTGCAGTACAAATTCCTACCAAACGTTAGAGCCACCGTTAGGGCTAGCATTCTGTCAGGCCTTGCTCATGGTGAAGCTCTCGAAGAACTAGCCATAGATGCTCGGGCCCAACACTTTGCAGCCATTGCCGGTCCTGAAGGACATGATCTAGACCCTGAACAGTGGGCTGCTCTTCTCTTGCCTGAGCCAGCagatggaggggaggggcaCTTGGATGGTGAAGCTGCTGTAGGAGGGGAGGGGCAGTTGGACGGTGAAGCTGCTGTAGAGGTAGGGGAGGAGGTTCTTGAGGTGGCTGTGGAGGTAGGGGACGAGGTGGTTCTTCCAGCCCTTTATGGATTTGTCGATGATGATGAGTATCGGTCTACCGAAGATGATGACTATGTTCCAGATGAAGAGGAGTCTCATTCTTCGGATGATGATTTTGTTCCAGATGAAAGTGATGATGACTATGTGCCACATCATGAGGGGTACGAATCAAGTGATTAA